In the Mycolicibacter sp. MU0102 genome, one interval contains:
- a CDS encoding glutamate--cysteine ligase, with amino-acid sequence MGDEVDRTSYSRTQRRQYRLKIQQCLDVFETMLAQASFECEPPLTGMEIEGNLIDDDHRPAMSNAGVLSSIDDPAFQRELGSYNIEFNVPPRQFTARAALELEAEVRASLNEAQAKARANDAGIVMIGILPTLMPEHLAGDWMSDSARYAALNDSIFAARGEDIDIDIDGPEPLNLHAENIAPESACTSMQLHLQVSPADFANHWNAAQVLAGPQLAIGANSPYFFGHRLWAETRVELFAQSTDTRPDELKNQGVRPRVWFGERWITSIFDLFEENVRYFPSLLPEVSEEDPADELAQGRTPQLAELRLHNGTVYRWNRPVYDVVDGRPHLRVENRVLPSGPTVADMVANAVFYYGLLRRLARDQRPLWTQMSFAVAHDNFRRAARHGMDARLFWPELGEVSVPELTQRELLPLARQGLDEWGVAAEVTDRFLGIIADRVATGRNGATWQVSTVRALQAQGLSRTAALAEMLSRYCTHMHTNEPVHTWPTDMG; translated from the coding sequence ATGGGGGACGAAGTCGACCGCACCAGCTACTCGCGCACCCAGCGCCGCCAATACCGGCTCAAGATTCAGCAGTGCCTGGATGTTTTCGAGACGATGCTGGCGCAGGCCAGCTTCGAGTGTGAGCCGCCGCTGACGGGCATGGAGATCGAGGGCAACCTGATCGACGACGACCATCGGCCGGCTATGTCGAATGCCGGTGTGTTGTCCTCGATCGACGATCCGGCGTTCCAACGCGAATTGGGTTCCTACAACATCGAATTCAACGTGCCGCCCCGTCAGTTCACTGCGCGCGCGGCGCTGGAACTGGAAGCCGAGGTGCGTGCCAGCCTCAATGAGGCGCAGGCCAAAGCCCGCGCAAACGACGCAGGCATCGTGATGATCGGCATCTTGCCCACCCTGATGCCCGAGCATCTGGCCGGTGACTGGATGAGTGATTCGGCGCGATACGCGGCACTCAACGACTCGATCTTCGCCGCGCGCGGCGAAGACATCGACATCGACATCGACGGCCCCGAGCCGCTGAACCTGCATGCCGAGAACATCGCACCGGAATCGGCGTGCACCAGCATGCAGTTGCACCTGCAGGTTTCGCCGGCCGACTTCGCCAACCACTGGAACGCCGCCCAGGTACTGGCCGGCCCGCAACTGGCGATCGGCGCCAACTCGCCCTACTTCTTCGGCCACCGCCTGTGGGCGGAGACCCGGGTGGAGTTGTTCGCGCAATCCACCGACACCCGGCCCGACGAACTGAAGAACCAGGGGGTGCGGCCCCGGGTGTGGTTCGGCGAGCGGTGGATCACCTCGATCTTCGACCTGTTCGAGGAGAACGTGCGTTACTTCCCGTCGCTGCTGCCCGAGGTCTCCGAGGAGGACCCGGCCGACGAACTGGCGCAGGGACGCACCCCGCAACTGGCCGAGCTGCGTCTGCACAACGGCACGGTGTACCGCTGGAATCGCCCGGTCTATGACGTCGTCGACGGACGGCCGCACCTCCGGGTGGAGAACCGGGTCCTGCCCTCGGGTCCGACGGTCGCCGACATGGTGGCCAATGCGGTGTTCTATTACGGCCTGTTGCGCAGACTGGCCCGCGATCAGCGCCCGCTGTGGACACAGATGAGTTTTGCGGTGGCGCACGACAACTTTCGGCGGGCCGCGCGCCACGGTATGGACGCCCGACTGTTCTGGCCGGAGCTGGGCGAGGTGAGTGTGCCCGAACTGACCCAGCGCGAGTTGTTGCCGCTGGCCCGCCAAGGGCTTGACGAGTGGGGTGTGGCTGCCGAGGTGACCGACCGGTTCCTCGGCATCATCGCCGACCGGGTGGCAACGGGACGCAACGGCGCTACCTGGCAGGTGTCGACGGTCCGAGCGTTGCAGGCGCAGGGCCTGAGCCGGACGGCCGCGCTGGCGGAGATGCTGAGCCGGTACTGCACGCACATGCACACCAACGAGCCGGTGCACACCTGGCCGACCGACATGGGTTGA
- a CDS encoding deoxyribonuclease IV — protein MLIGSHVRPQNPLAAAEADGADVVQIFLGNPQSWKPPKPREDAAQLRAAALPIYVHAPYLINVASPNNRVRIPSRTILQQTCDAAADIGAVAVIVHGGHVTADDDDPQAGFARWRKALDRLETTVPVYLENTAGGDYAMARHFDTIAKLWDHIGDTGVGFCLDTCHTWAAGESLPDAVERIKAITGRIDLVHCNDSKDAPGSGRDRHANFGDGQIDPDLLVAVVKAADAPVICETAEEGRKADIAFLKDRLR, from the coding sequence GTGTTGATCGGATCCCATGTGCGCCCGCAGAATCCGCTGGCCGCCGCCGAGGCCGATGGCGCCGACGTGGTGCAGATCTTCCTCGGCAACCCGCAGAGCTGGAAGCCCCCCAAACCACGTGAGGACGCGGCGCAGCTTCGCGCGGCGGCGCTGCCGATTTACGTGCACGCGCCGTACCTGATCAACGTGGCCTCCCCGAACAACCGGGTGCGCATCCCGTCGCGCACCATCTTGCAGCAGACCTGCGACGCCGCCGCCGACATCGGCGCAGTCGCGGTGATCGTGCACGGCGGCCACGTGACCGCCGATGACGACGACCCGCAAGCCGGATTCGCGCGGTGGCGCAAGGCGCTGGACCGTCTGGAGACCACCGTCCCGGTGTACCTGGAGAACACCGCTGGCGGCGACTATGCGATGGCGCGGCACTTCGACACCATCGCCAAGCTGTGGGACCACATCGGCGACACCGGCGTCGGGTTCTGCCTGGACACCTGCCACACCTGGGCGGCCGGGGAATCGCTGCCCGACGCCGTGGAGCGCATCAAGGCGATCACCGGCCGCATCGACCTGGTGCACTGCAACGACTCCAAGGACGCACCCGGCTCCGGACGGGACCGGCACGCCAACTTCGGTGACGGCCAGATCGACCCGGACCTGTTGGTCGCGGTGGTCAAGGCCGCCGACGCCCCGGTGATCTGCGAGACCGCCGAAGAGGGCCGCAAGGCCGACATCGCGTTCCTCAAAGACCGACTGCGTTAA
- a CDS encoding acyl-CoA dehydrogenase family protein produces the protein MADTHIVTNQVLPLEGYNPASSPVLIESLIREGGQWGVDEVTDLGALSGSKQVQRWGELADRNRPVLHTHDVVGNRIDEVEYDPAYHELMRTAIAHGLHAAPWADPRPGAHVVRAAQTGVWTAEPGHVCPISMTYAIVPALRNNAELAKTYEPLLTSRVYDPELKVPGTKAGITAGMSMTEKQGGSDVRAGTTQAVPNADGSYTLTGHKWFTSAPMCDVFLVLAQAPGGLSCFFLPRILPDGTRNRMRLQRLKDKLGNHANASSEIEYDGATAWLVGEEGRGVSVIIEMVNLTRLDCALGSATSMRMGLARAIYHAQHRKAFGAYLIDQPLMRNVLADLAVEAEAATMVSMRMAGATDRAVRGDEREGLLRRIGLAATKYWVCKRATPHAGEAMECLGGNGYIEDSLMPRLYREAPLMGIWEGSGNVSALDTLRALATQPQSVAVLFDELAETAGQDRRLDAHVDGLKTQLAGLGADVVAAQYQARKIAEDICLALQGGLLVRHGHPAVAEAFLATRLGGQWGGAFGTLPAGLDLGPIIERALVKG, from the coding sequence ATGGCCGACACGCATATCGTCACCAACCAGGTCCTTCCGCTGGAAGGCTATAACCCGGCGTCGTCCCCGGTCCTCATTGAATCGCTGATCCGTGAGGGCGGCCAATGGGGCGTCGACGAGGTCACCGACCTTGGGGCATTGTCCGGGTCTAAGCAGGTGCAACGCTGGGGCGAGCTCGCCGACCGCAACCGGCCGGTGCTGCACACCCACGACGTCGTCGGTAACCGGATTGACGAAGTGGAATACGACCCGGCGTACCACGAGCTGATGCGCACCGCGATCGCCCACGGCCTGCACGCCGCTCCGTGGGCCGACCCGCGCCCCGGCGCGCATGTCGTCCGCGCCGCCCAAACCGGGGTGTGGACCGCTGAACCGGGTCACGTCTGCCCGATCTCGATGACGTATGCGATCGTGCCCGCGCTGCGTAACAACGCCGAGCTCGCCAAGACTTACGAGCCGCTGCTGACCAGCCGGGTCTACGACCCCGAGCTGAAGGTGCCGGGCACCAAGGCCGGTATCACCGCGGGCATGTCGATGACCGAGAAGCAGGGCGGCTCCGACGTGCGCGCCGGAACCACCCAGGCCGTGCCGAACGCTGACGGCAGCTACACCCTGACCGGGCACAAGTGGTTCACCTCCGCGCCGATGTGCGACGTGTTCCTGGTGCTGGCGCAGGCTCCCGGCGGGCTGAGCTGTTTCTTCCTGCCCCGGATCCTGCCCGACGGCACCCGCAACCGGATGCGGCTGCAGCGGCTCAAGGACAAGCTCGGCAACCACGCCAACGCCTCCAGTGAGATCGAGTACGACGGCGCGACCGCCTGGCTGGTGGGCGAGGAGGGCCGCGGGGTCTCGGTCATCATCGAAATGGTCAACCTCACCCGCCTGGACTGCGCATTGGGCAGTGCCACCAGCATGCGGATGGGTCTGGCCCGCGCCATCTACCACGCTCAGCACCGCAAGGCGTTCGGCGCTTACCTGATCGATCAGCCACTGATGCGCAACGTGCTGGCCGATCTGGCCGTGGAGGCCGAAGCCGCCACCATGGTGTCGATGCGGATGGCCGGTGCCACCGACAGGGCGGTCCGCGGCGATGAGCGAGAGGGGCTGCTGCGCCGGATCGGGCTGGCGGCCACCAAGTACTGGGTGTGCAAACGCGCCACCCCGCACGCCGGCGAGGCGATGGAGTGCCTGGGCGGCAACGGCTACATCGAAGATTCCCTGATGCCGCGGCTATACCGCGAGGCGCCGTTGATGGGAATCTGGGAGGGCTCGGGCAACGTCAGCGCCCTGGACACGCTGCGCGCCCTGGCCACCCAGCCCCAATCGGTAGCCGTGCTCTTCGATGAGCTGGCCGAGACCGCCGGGCAGGATCGCCGCCTCGACGCCCACGTCGACGGGTTGAAGACCCAACTGGCGGGCCTGGGCGCTGACGTGGTCGCCGCCCAGTACCAGGCGCGCAAGATCGCCGAGGACATCTGTCTGGCGTTGCAGGGCGGGTTGCTGGTGCGCCACGGCCACCCGGCCGTCGCCGAGGCGTTCCTGGCGACGCGGCTCGGCGGCCAATGGGGTGGTGCGTTCGGCACCCTGCCGGCCGGCCTCGATCTCGGGCCGATCATCGAGCGTGCGCTGGTCAAGGGCTGA
- a CDS encoding crotonase/enoyl-CoA hydratase family protein, giving the protein MRHHIAPVEFDNLRTMTYEVTDRIARITFNRPEHGNAITADTPLELSALVERADLDPNVHVILVSGRGEGFCAGFDLGAYAEGSSSAGGENYRGSVLDGKTQATNHRSDQPWDPMIDYQMMSRFVRGFASLMHADKPTVVKIHGYCVAGGTDIALHADQVIAASDAKIGYPPMRVWGVPAAGLWAHRLGDQRAKRLLLTGDCITGAQAAEWGLAIEAPEPADLDERTERLVARIAAMPVNQLIMAKLALNTALLQQGVATSRMVSTVFDGVARHTPEGHAFVADAVQHGFRDAVRHRDEPFGDYGRKTSGV; this is encoded by the coding sequence ATGCGCCATCACATCGCCCCGGTCGAGTTCGACAACCTGCGGACGATGACCTACGAGGTCACCGACCGCATCGCCCGGATCACCTTCAACCGCCCGGAACACGGGAACGCGATCACCGCTGACACCCCGCTGGAATTGTCGGCGCTGGTGGAACGCGCCGATCTGGATCCCAACGTGCATGTGATCCTGGTGTCGGGCCGCGGCGAGGGATTCTGCGCCGGTTTCGACCTGGGCGCCTACGCCGAGGGCTCGTCGTCGGCGGGCGGGGAGAACTACCGGGGCAGTGTGCTCGACGGTAAGACGCAGGCCACCAACCACCGCTCGGATCAGCCGTGGGACCCGATGATCGACTACCAGATGATGAGCCGATTCGTCCGCGGCTTCGCCTCGCTGATGCACGCCGACAAGCCCACCGTGGTCAAGATCCACGGCTACTGCGTCGCCGGTGGCACCGACATCGCCCTGCACGCCGACCAGGTGATCGCGGCGTCCGACGCCAAGATCGGCTACCCGCCGATGCGGGTGTGGGGGGTGCCGGCGGCCGGCCTCTGGGCACACCGGCTCGGCGACCAGCGCGCCAAACGCCTACTGCTGACCGGAGATTGCATCACCGGAGCTCAGGCCGCCGAGTGGGGGCTGGCGATCGAGGCTCCCGAGCCCGCTGATCTCGACGAGCGCACCGAACGCCTGGTGGCCCGGATCGCCGCGATGCCGGTCAACCAACTGATCATGGCCAAACTCGCCCTCAACACCGCACTGCTGCAGCAGGGCGTGGCCACCAGCCGCATGGTCAGCACCGTGTTCGATGGGGTGGCGCGACACACGCCGGAGGGGCACGCCTTCGTCGCCGACGCGGTGCAGCATGGGTTCCGTGACGCGGTGCGACACCGCGACGAGCCGTTCGGGGATTACGGCCGAAAGACCTCCGGGGTCTAG
- a CDS encoding PaaX family transcriptional regulator C-terminal domain-containing protein, translated as MTARSVVLSVLLGAHPASATAAELLRLTTDFGIKETALRVALTRLVAAGDLVRSVEGYGLSERLLERQRLQDVALNPQTRRWDGNWLAVVITTIGCDARTRAALRSGLTERRFAELREGFWMRPDNIDVELGEGLRGYTRLLTARDEKPAELAATLWDLTAWAQTGHELLAAMADAEDVPSRFVIAAAMVRHLRRDPVLPPGLLPADWPGERIRSRYAEFADELVARRDADREAVLR; from the coding sequence ATGACGGCCCGCTCGGTAGTTCTGTCGGTGCTCCTGGGCGCCCACCCAGCGTCGGCCACCGCAGCTGAATTACTGCGATTGACAACAGATTTCGGTATCAAAGAAACAGCCCTGCGAGTAGCCCTGACCCGGCTGGTCGCTGCCGGCGACTTGGTCCGATCGGTCGAAGGGTACGGACTGTCCGAACGTCTGCTGGAGCGTCAGCGTCTACAGGACGTGGCGCTGAATCCGCAGACCAGGCGCTGGGACGGCAACTGGCTGGCCGTGGTGATCACCACCATCGGCTGCGACGCGCGAACCCGGGCCGCCTTGCGCTCGGGGCTGACCGAACGGCGGTTCGCCGAGCTGCGCGAGGGATTCTGGATGCGTCCGGACAACATCGACGTCGAGTTGGGTGAGGGTCTCAGGGGGTATACCCGGCTGCTCACAGCGCGTGACGAGAAGCCCGCCGAACTGGCAGCCACGCTGTGGGATCTGACGGCGTGGGCGCAGACGGGCCACGAGCTGCTTGCCGCGATGGCCGACGCCGAGGACGTGCCAAGCCGCTTCGTCATTGCCGCGGCCATGGTCCGCCACCTGCGTCGTGACCCGGTGCTACCGCCCGGACTACTTCCGGCGGACTGGCCGGGGGAGCGAATCCGCAGTCGCTACGCGGAATTCGCCGACGAACTGGTCGCGCGACGCGACGCGGACCGAGAGGCGGTGCTGCGATGA
- a CDS encoding crotonase/enoyl-CoA hydratase family protein: MSAVRVERNGPVTTVILDRPHARNAVDGPTAAALYQAFEEFDRDASASVAVLWGDHGTFCAGADLKALGTPNANQTHRSGPGPMGPTRMMLSKPVIAAVSGYAVAGGLELALWCDMRVVEADATFGVFCRRWGVPLIDGGTVRLPRLIGHSRAMDMILTGRAVNAEEALAIGLANRVVPTGDARGAAEQLALELAELPQRCLRSDRLSALRQWGMTESHALDSEFESIERVADEALRGAGRFAGGAGRHGAKA; this comes from the coding sequence ATGAGTGCGGTGCGCGTGGAGCGCAATGGCCCGGTCACCACGGTGATCTTGGATCGGCCGCATGCCCGCAACGCCGTCGACGGCCCGACCGCCGCCGCGCTGTATCAGGCCTTCGAGGAGTTTGACCGCGATGCGAGCGCGTCGGTGGCCGTGCTGTGGGGCGACCACGGAACTTTTTGCGCCGGTGCCGATCTCAAAGCCTTGGGTACGCCGAACGCCAATCAGACCCATCGCAGCGGGCCGGGGCCGATGGGACCAACTCGAATGATGTTGTCCAAGCCGGTGATCGCCGCGGTCAGCGGCTACGCGGTTGCCGGTGGCCTGGAGTTGGCGCTGTGGTGCGACATGCGGGTGGTTGAGGCCGACGCGACCTTCGGCGTCTTTTGCCGGCGCTGGGGCGTTCCGCTCATCGACGGCGGCACCGTGCGATTGCCCAGACTGATCGGCCACAGTCGCGCCATGGACATGATCCTCACCGGCCGAGCGGTGAACGCCGAGGAAGCGCTGGCGATCGGACTGGCCAATCGTGTTGTCCCGACCGGAGATGCGCGAGGCGCAGCCGAGCAGCTGGCCCTCGAACTGGCCGAGCTGCCGCAGCGTTGCCTGCGCTCGGATCGGTTGTCGGCGCTGCGACAGTGGGGCATGACCGAATCCCACGCGCTGGACTCCGAATTCGAAAGCATCGAGCGGGTAGCCGACGAGGCGCTGCGCGGGGCGGGCCGCTTCGCCGGCGGGGCCGGCCGCCACGGCGCTAAAGCCTGA
- a CDS encoding DUF3060 domain-containing protein: MTPVLRVNLCSLLAGGMTLLAVALTGCEADAPPKSSRISQNYDGRFANTIRYESFGATSALDCADGKSLNVAGSNNKLTVRGRCEAVNVGGADNRITIERIDKTLTITGLNNSITYRGGDPKVDNRGSGNTVADKR, from the coding sequence GTGACCCCCGTTCTCCGGGTAAACCTCTGCTCGCTGCTGGCCGGCGGAATGACGCTGCTCGCAGTCGCGCTCACCGGCTGCGAGGCAGACGCACCGCCCAAGTCCTCGCGGATCTCGCAGAACTACGACGGCCGGTTCGCCAACACGATCCGATACGAGTCGTTCGGCGCGACATCGGCTTTGGACTGCGCCGACGGCAAATCGCTGAACGTGGCCGGTTCGAACAACAAGCTGACGGTACGCGGCCGGTGCGAAGCGGTGAACGTAGGCGGTGCCGACAATCGCATCACCATCGAGCGTATCGACAAGACACTGACGATCACCGGGCTCAACAACTCCATCACCTATCGCGGCGGCGATCCCAAAGTCGACAACCGCGGGTCGGGCAACACCGTCGCCGACAAGCGCTGA
- a CDS encoding DUF3060 domain-containing protein, which translates to MKWTALASALLGLAAGSLGAAATAGAVPGDIHIYGVHETHTLDCNGGTLFINGVNLTIHAMGTCYAVTTQGSQNTVIADTIVNDVTVYGNDTTVYFHNGDPLLFDRGRELGMTNRLQRVPA; encoded by the coding sequence ATGAAATGGACCGCGCTGGCTAGTGCGCTGCTGGGTCTGGCCGCCGGTTCACTGGGGGCAGCCGCGACGGCGGGCGCCGTGCCGGGCGACATCCACATCTACGGGGTGCACGAGACCCACACCCTGGACTGCAACGGCGGGACGCTGTTCATCAACGGCGTCAACCTCACCATCCACGCGATGGGCACCTGCTACGCGGTGACCACGCAGGGCTCGCAGAACACCGTGATCGCCGACACCATCGTCAACGACGTCACCGTCTACGGCAACGACACGACCGTGTACTTCCATAACGGCGACCCGTTGCTGTTCGACCGCGGACGCGAGTTGGGGATGACGAACCGGCTCCAACGCGTACCGGCGTGA
- a CDS encoding TetR/AcrR family transcriptional regulator yields MSARPDPPAAGGRSRANGKAGARPVKLSREVIVNAALNFLDREGWDALTINALATQLGTKGPSLYNHVHSLGDLRRAMRMRVIDDILEMLTQVGQGRARDDAVLVMAGAYRSYAHHHPGRYSAFTRMPLGGDDPEYTAAATRAAAPVIEVLASYGLEGDRAFHAALEFWAAMHGFVLLEMTGVMDDVDTDAVFSDMVRRLASAMDSRTQ; encoded by the coding sequence ATGTCAGCTCGACCAGACCCGCCCGCCGCGGGGGGTCGCTCGCGCGCCAACGGCAAAGCGGGGGCGCGCCCGGTCAAGCTGAGTCGCGAAGTCATCGTCAATGCGGCCCTGAACTTCCTGGACCGCGAGGGCTGGGACGCTTTGACCATCAACGCGTTGGCAACCCAGCTGGGCACCAAGGGCCCGTCGCTGTACAACCACGTGCACAGCCTGGGCGACCTGCGGCGCGCCATGCGGATGCGGGTGATCGACGACATTCTGGAGATGTTGACCCAGGTCGGGCAGGGCCGCGCCCGCGACGATGCGGTGCTGGTGATGGCCGGCGCCTATCGCAGTTATGCCCATCACCACCCGGGCCGGTATTCGGCGTTCACCCGGATGCCGCTGGGCGGCGACGACCCGGAATACACCGCCGCGGCCACCCGGGCCGCCGCCCCGGTCATCGAGGTGTTGGCGTCCTACGGACTCGAAGGGGACCGGGCGTTTCACGCGGCCCTGGAGTTCTGGGCGGCCATGCACGGATTTGTCCTGTTGGAGATGACCGGCGTGATGGATGACGTGGACACCGACGCCGTCTTCTCCGACATGGTCCGCAGGCTGGCCTCGGCGATGGACAGCCGTACCCAGTAG
- the rpsL gene encoding 30S ribosomal protein S12, giving the protein MPTIQQLVRKGRRDKVAKVKTAALKGSPQRRGVCTRVYTTTPKKPNSALRKVARVKLTSQVEVTAYIPGEGHNLQEHSMVLVRGGRVKDLPGVRYKIIRGSLDTQGVKNRKQARSRYGAKKEKS; this is encoded by the coding sequence ATGCCAACCATTCAGCAGCTGGTCCGTAAGGGCCGCCGCGACAAGGTCGCCAAGGTGAAGACCGCGGCCCTCAAGGGCAGCCCGCAGCGACGGGGCGTGTGCACCCGCGTGTACACCACCACCCCGAAGAAGCCGAACTCGGCGCTTCGCAAGGTGGCGCGCGTGAAGCTGACCAGCCAGGTGGAGGTGACTGCCTACATCCCGGGTGAGGGTCACAACCTGCAGGAGCACTCGATGGTGCTGGTGCGTGGTGGTCGTGTGAAGGACCTGCCGGGTGTGCGCTACAAGATCATCCGCGGCTCGCTGGACACCCAGGGAGTCAAGAACCGCAAGCAGGCCCGCAGCCGCTACGGCGCTAAGAAGGAGAAGAGCTAA
- the rpsG gene encoding 30S ribosomal protein S7 — translation MPRKGPAPKRPLVNDPVYGSQLVTQLVNKVLLDGKKSLAERIVYGALEQARDKTGTDPVVTLKRAMDNVKPALEVRSRRVGGATYQVPVEVRAERSTTLALRWLVSFSRARREKTMIERLANEILDASNGLGAAVKRREDTHKMAEANRAFAHYRW, via the coding sequence ATGCCGCGCAAGGGCCCCGCACCTAAGCGTCCGCTGGTCAACGACCCCGTCTACGGGTCGCAGCTGGTCACCCAGTTGGTCAACAAGGTGCTGCTGGACGGCAAGAAGTCGCTGGCCGAGCGCATCGTCTACGGCGCTCTCGAGCAGGCTCGGGACAAGACCGGTACTGACCCGGTCGTGACGCTCAAGCGTGCAATGGACAACGTCAAGCCGGCCCTCGAGGTTCGCAGCCGCCGCGTCGGTGGTGCCACCTACCAGGTTCCGGTCGAGGTGCGCGCCGAGCGCTCCACCACGCTGGCGCTGCGCTGGCTGGTGAGCTTCTCGCGGGCTCGCCGGGAGAAGACCATGATCGAGCGCCTGGCCAACGAGATCCTGGACGCCAGCAATGGCCTGGGTGCCGCCGTCAAGCGGCGCGAAGACACCCACAAGATGGCCGAGGCCAACCGGGCGTTCGCGCACTACCGCTGGTGA